One Neovison vison isolate M4711 chromosome 2, ASM_NN_V1, whole genome shotgun sequence genomic window carries:
- the PRKG1 gene encoding cGMP-dependent protein kinase 1 isoform X3 — MKILKKRHIVDTRQQEHIRSEKQIMQGAHSDFIVRLYRTFKDSKYLYMLMEVCLGGELWTILRDRGSFEDSTTRFYTACVVEAFAYLHSKGIIYRDLKPENLILDHRGYTKLVDFGFAKKIGFGKKTWTFCGTPEYVAPEIILNKGHDISADYWSLGILMYELLTGSPPFSGPDPMKTYNIILRGIDMIEFPKKIAKNAANLIKKLCRDNPSERLGNLKNGVKDIQKHKWFEGFNWEGLRKGTLTPPIIPSVASPTDTSNFDSFPEDNDEPPPDDNSGWDIDF; from the exons ATGAAGATTCTCAAGAAACGCCACATCGTGGATACGAGACAGCAGGAGCACATCCGCTCGGAGAAGCAGATCATGCAGGGGGCGCATTCCGACTTCATAGTGAG ATTGTACAGAACGTTTAAGGACAGCAAATATTTGTACATGTTGATGGAAGTGTGCCTGGGAGGAGAGCTCTGGACCATTCTCAGGGATAG AGGTTCATTTGAAGATTCTACGACCAGATTTTACACAGCATGCGTGGTGGAAGCGTTCGCCTATCTGCATTCCAAAGGAATCATTTACAGGGACCTCAAGCCAGAAAATCTCATCCTGGATCACAGAGGCTACACCAAGCTG GTTGATTTTGGCTTTGCAAAGAAAATAGGATTTGGAAAGAAAACGTGGACTTTTTGTGGGACTCCAGAGTACGTAGCCCCAGAGATCATCCTGAACAAAGGCCATGACATTTCCGCCGACTACTGGTCACTGGGAATCCTGATGTATGAACTTCTGACTGGCAG CCCACCTTTCTCAGGCCCAGATCCTATGAAAACATATAACATCATATTGAGGGGGATTGACATGATAGAATTTCCAAAGAAGATTGCCAAAAATGCtgctaatttaattaaaaaactatGCAG ggATAACCCATCAGAAAGATTAGGGAATTTGAAAAATGGCGTGAAAGACATTCAGAAGCACAA atGGTTTGAGGGCTTTAACTGGGAAGGCTTAAGAAAAGGGACCTTGACACCGCCCATAATACCAAGT GTGGCATCACCCACAGACACAAGCAATTTCGACAGTTTCCCTGAGGACAATGACGAGCCGCCCCCTGATGACAACTCGGGATGGGACATAGACTTCTAA